The following are encoded together in the Planctobacterium marinum genome:
- a CDS encoding DUF6356 family protein, producing MLKKLFIEHPDSVNESYGEHFLVAMGFAIKLFIASIVCLVHGLIPGLFVKTASNLMRELYSSMVVNRARNNSLRDKKEQDVIEYMI from the coding sequence ATGCTGAAAAAACTTTTCATTGAACATCCTGATAGTGTAAATGAATCTTATGGCGAACATTTTCTGGTGGCCATGGGTTTTGCTATAAAGTTATTCATCGCATCGATTGTTTGCCTGGTACATGGATTGATTCCAGGTTTATTTGTAAAAACTGCCAGCAACTTAATGCGCGAGTTGTATTCTTCAATGGTGGTAAACCGGGCCAGAAACAATTCTCTGAGGGATAAAAAAGAGCAAGATGTTATTGAATATATGATTTGA
- a CDS encoding helix-turn-helix domain-containing protein: MSSQLLFFFSLLGAFNGLLLAIWLFTRKPATLANRFLAMLIFMISVRIGKSVFLFFSTELDYIYRQIGLSACFLIGPALYFYFRAHRDASKSKQHAWQWHLVTLSGIVVLAAIYFPFQENTPDINGLMYRGINYIWLGYLLLSLPMAIPAIKARFKQSLKTPLDAETNIQATAWLGTFAVWLAYFTSSYTSYIVGALSFSFLLYLTVLLLLYERSKKQETRYQNKRIDEQQARALIEKLKHQMESEKRFTDANLTLPQLAKLTGVNVPQLSQLLNDNLNSSFNQFVNRYRIEEAKRLLGETPQLSLELIAERSGFNSQSTFYNAFKRLENTTPARYRQQFT; encoded by the coding sequence ATGTCTTCTCAACTGTTATTTTTCTTTAGCCTGCTGGGTGCGTTTAACGGTTTACTGTTAGCAATCTGGTTATTCACGCGTAAACCAGCGACGTTGGCTAACCGCTTTTTAGCGATGCTGATTTTTATGATCAGCGTGCGCATTGGTAAATCGGTATTTTTGTTTTTTTCAACAGAGCTTGATTACATCTATCGCCAGATTGGGTTATCCGCTTGTTTTTTAATTGGTCCGGCTCTGTATTTCTATTTTCGCGCCCACCGTGACGCAAGTAAAAGCAAACAGCACGCCTGGCAATGGCACCTCGTAACTCTTTCAGGCATTGTGGTACTAGCAGCCATTTATTTCCCATTTCAGGAGAACACACCGGATATCAACGGTTTAATGTACCGCGGTATCAACTACATTTGGCTGGGTTACTTATTACTGAGCTTACCTATGGCCATACCCGCCATCAAAGCACGCTTTAAACAGAGTCTCAAAACACCATTGGATGCAGAAACCAATATTCAAGCAACGGCATGGCTCGGAACATTTGCCGTATGGCTGGCCTATTTTACCTCCAGCTATACCAGTTATATTGTCGGTGCGTTGTCCTTTTCATTTTTACTTTATTTGACCGTTTTACTGCTGCTCTATGAGCGAAGCAAAAAACAAGAGACACGTTATCAAAACAAAAGAATTGATGAGCAACAGGCGCGAGCCTTGATTGAAAAACTAAAACATCAAATGGAATCAGAAAAACGTTTCACTGATGCCAATTTGACTCTGCCACAACTCGCTAAACTGACGGGCGTAAATGTTCCGCAGTTATCGCAGCTGCTGAACGACAACCTCAATAGTTCATTCAATCAGTTTGTTAACCGATATCGCATTGAAGAAGCCAAGCGCTTGTTAGGTGAAACTCCGCAACTGAGCTTGGAACTGATTGCAGAGCGCTCGGGGTTTAACTCCCAATCTACCTTTTACAATGCCTTTAAGCGGCTGGAGAACACCACGCCAGCGCGTTATCGTCAGCAATTTACCTGA
- a CDS encoding nuclear transport factor 2 family protein has translation MTIKSLFSMLRLSILVLCSWQIQFASAKTKDQEQAAIIETLNLYFQGTSYNQPDVIKQAFSDTAILNLQKKDDPNWIVPAAEYISWFEGQIEGQYNGRIGEILAIDIVGNIATAKAEILYPERNLRLIDIFLLKKLDDRWQIISKAATRTEEKRNGKRILFIVSSAQFHGDSDLATGVSFSELVNAYHTFEQGGYNVDFVSTQGGSIPLAYINTSNPLHRQYIYDQDFMFALANTKHPQDINPEDYAAVHYVGGGNAIYEVAENQTLQDISMAIYQKHKGIVSSVCHGTAGIVNLKLDDGSYLVKGKRISGYPDEYERIRASYYSHFPFSIEQLIEQRGGEFLYGGRHEAYVEVDGRIVTGTNYQSSKVVAEKIMAILDKAMN, from the coding sequence ATGACCATCAAATCATTATTCTCGATGCTGCGGCTCAGTATTTTGGTGCTGTGCAGTTGGCAAATTCAATTTGCTTCGGCCAAGACCAAAGATCAGGAACAAGCCGCCATCATTGAAACCCTCAACCTGTATTTTCAGGGCACATCCTATAATCAGCCAGACGTGATCAAACAAGCGTTTAGCGATACAGCGATTCTAAACCTGCAAAAGAAAGACGATCCCAATTGGATAGTACCTGCTGCTGAATACATCAGTTGGTTCGAGGGCCAGATTGAAGGCCAATACAATGGACGCATTGGGGAGATTTTGGCCATTGATATTGTGGGCAATATCGCTACGGCCAAGGCTGAGATCCTCTATCCGGAACGCAACTTACGCCTCATCGATATTTTTTTGCTCAAAAAACTCGATGATAGATGGCAAATCATCAGTAAAGCCGCCACCCGAACTGAGGAAAAACGCAACGGCAAACGCATTTTGTTTATTGTATCCAGCGCTCAATTTCACGGGGATTCAGACCTCGCCACGGGTGTTAGTTTTTCTGAGTTAGTAAACGCTTACCATACGTTTGAACAAGGCGGTTACAACGTAGACTTTGTGAGTACTCAAGGCGGTTCAATACCCCTTGCCTACATTAATACTTCCAATCCTCTACACAGACAATATATTTATGACCAAGATTTTATGTTTGCTCTGGCCAACACCAAACACCCACAAGATATAAACCCCGAAGACTATGCTGCTGTGCATTATGTCGGTGGAGGAAATGCCATATATGAGGTGGCAGAGAATCAAACCTTGCAGGATATATCAATGGCCATTTACCAAAAGCACAAGGGTATTGTTTCTTCGGTGTGTCATGGCACCGCAGGGATTGTAAATTTGAAACTAGATGATGGTAGTTACCTGGTTAAAGGAAAACGCATCAGCGGTTATCCTGACGAATATGAACGCATCAGAGCCAGCTATTATTCGCACTTTCCTTTCTCTATCGAACAACTTATTGAACAGCGCGGTGGAGAGTTTTTGTACGGAGGACGTCACGAAGCGTATGTTGAGGTGGACGGACGCATCGTAACGGGCACCAACTATCAATCCAGCAAAGTCGTCGCAGAAAAGATAATGGCGATTTTGGATAAGGCGATGAACTAG
- a CDS encoding DUF2726 domain-containing protein, whose amino-acid sequence MEALNQLTPLFLSLFVLFSVVGLLKTISRQSKPQFNYRQTEHLFTPAEVEFYKNLKASVGDEYLIFGKVRVADVLRPERGLNRSHWQTAFNRIAMKHFDFILCDPKSLEVKCAIELDDKTHKRGKSHRRDLFLDEVCEGAGLKLMRSQGRDKLFFTDIERV is encoded by the coding sequence ATGGAAGCGCTTAACCAATTAACGCCACTGTTTTTAAGTCTATTTGTATTGTTCTCGGTGGTGGGATTACTCAAAACTATTTCCCGACAAAGCAAACCGCAATTCAATTACCGTCAAACTGAGCACCTGTTTACCCCAGCCGAAGTTGAGTTTTACAAAAACCTTAAAGCCAGTGTAGGTGACGAATATCTCATCTTTGGCAAAGTCAGAGTCGCAGATGTACTAAGGCCAGAAAGAGGCCTTAACCGTTCTCACTGGCAAACCGCTTTTAACCGTATCGCCATGAAACACTTCGATTTTATCCTCTGCGATCCCAAATCCTTGGAAGTGAAATGTGCAATCGAACTAGACGACAAAACCCACAAACGAGGTAAGTCTCATAGGCGAGATTTGTTTTTGGATGAAGTTTGTGAAGGGGCGGGATTGAAGTTGATGAGGAGCCAAGGAAGAGACAAACTCTTTTTCACTGATATTGAGCGAGTGTAA